ATCGGGGGGGCTGCCCCCTTGTCTGGTTGCCATGTGGGGTGCATTGAGCTGCTGTGGGACCGTGGGGGTGCTGGGAagggtgggggctgtggggaccctGCATTTTGGGGGGGTGACTCCTGGGGGGGTAACAGGGGTGAGGGCTATTGGACCCTCCTGCACTCCGAGGTGGGGGGAAGCTAttcccccatgcccccccccgcTAAGGGGGATGGTCTGTGGACACTGCGGGGCCCAAGAGGGGCCCATGCCCCCCCCGGATAGTGAGACCCCCATGCAGCTTTGGGGGTTGAAAGGGGGGACCCGCATGCAGCTTCGGGGGGGCACAAAGGGACACACGCCCCCCAGGATAATGGGGTCCCTATGCAGACTGGGGGACCCCTGCTCCCCAAAGCCAGGGGTACCCCCATGCAGTCTGGGGGGGCTGCAAGGGAGGATTCACGCCCCCCCAAGATAAAGGGGACCACATACAGCTTGGGGGGTGCAAAGGAGGCCTCATGCCCCCCCCCATGCAGACAGGGGGGTCGAGGGGGGGCCATACCCTTCCCAGGACTAGGGGACCCCAATGCAGGTTGAGGGGTCCCCCCCAGGATAAGGGGGACTGCTTATGCAGCCTGGGTGATGTAAGGGGGGTAATCATGCCCCCCCCTGGGTAAGGGGGGCCCCCCAAGCAGCAGGGGGGGTGCAGAGCCCCCAGAGTAAGAGGGCCTTCCATGCACACTGTGGGGCCCAAGGGGGGGCCATGACCCTCAGGATAAGGGGGGGAGCACGTGTCTAATCTTGGAGGGGTTGCAAAGGGGGGGGGTCCCGTGCCTCCCAGCATAAGAGGGCTCCCATACAGACTGGGGGGACCCGTCCTCCCCAAAGACGGGGGGGGTATCCCCATGCAGCTTGGGCAGAGGGAATGCAAAGGAAGAAACCCATGACCCCCCAGGATAAGGCGGTCCCCCATGGAGCCTGGGGGGGTCGCAGACCACCCCAATGCAAACAGAGGAGCCCCGTAACCCCACCCCAGAatacggggaagggggggggaacaCCCCTCTTCCCCAGCCGCATCCAGGCCCGTGTCCCTTTAAGACCCCCCCAACCCCGAGTTAAGCCCCGCCCCCGGGGGCGGGTTACGTGGAGGGGGCGGGGCACAGCGATCGGCGCGCGCGGCCATGGCGGTCTTGGGCTACTGGGACATTCGCGGCgtgagtgggctgggggggctgcaccccccccccgcccggggggGCCCTTCTCCTGGGGAGGGTGCAGAGGCCTCACCCCCcccttatccccccccccccttgtatGGGGTTCCCCCTGCGcttgggggagggggctgtgggggttcccttggtttggggggggctgcgggggtgccCCTGCACCTGGGGGGGGTGGGCATTGGTTTTGAGGGCACCCAGTGGGTTGTGGAGTCCCCTGTGCCTGCGggggggaggtggctgggggtactggggcgggggggggggcggctctgcctcctccgtgcctcagtttccccatggcggggggggtggggggcatttTGGGGGGAGTCTCACTggtccctgacccccccccccaagctcgcCCACGCCATCCGCCTGCTCCTGGAGTACACCGAGACACCCTATGAGGACAAGCTCTACAGCTGCGGggaaggtgagggggggggggggagactaGGGGGTCCCCACACCGCCCTCAAGCTCTCTGGCTTTTGGGGGGGACACGGCATCATCCAACACCCCCCACGTCCTTTCAGCTCCTGACTACGACAAGAGCCAATGGATCAACGAGAAGGAGAAGCTGGGGCTGGACTTCCCCAATGTAGGTGATCTCgagctggggggtggtggggggtggtTATGGGGGGTGGGTGCCCTGGTGGCCCCATGGCTTGACGTCCCCTCCAGCTCCCTTACTTCATTGACGGCACCACCAAGCTCACGCAGAGCAACGCCATCATGCGCTACATTGCCCGCAAGCACAAGATGTGTGAGCACTGTGTTGGGCTTGGGGTTGGAGCTGGGTTGGGCTTGGGGTTGGGCCTGGGGTTGGAGTTGGGCTGGGCCTGGGGTTGGAGTTGGGTTGGGCTTGGGGTTGGAGTTGGGTTGGGCTTGGGGTTGGAGCTGGGTTGGGCTTGGGGTTGGATTTGGGTTGGGCTTGGGGTTGGATTTGGGTTGGGCTTGGAGTTGGGTTTGGGATTGGGCTTGGAGTTGGGTTGGGCTTGGGCTTGGAGTTGGGTTGGGCTTGGGCTTGGAGTTGGGTTGGGGGGCACCCCTCCAGTGCTGACATCTCCCCATCCCGCAGGTGGTGAGACAGAGGAGGAGATCCTCCGTGTGGACATGCTGGAGAACCAGATCATGGATTTCCGCATGAGCCTGGTGATGGTCTGCTACAACCCCGACTTCGTGAGTGTGTCCCTGTGCTGCGGGGTTGGGTGACCATGCCCGTGCCGAGGTCCTCCCTGGCCATGCCTTGGGTTGCGTCAGCATTGGCGACCCCACGTCGGGAAGGTGCTgttccctggggtggggggaccagGGTGCTCAGCCTCACCCCTCCAACCCCTTTGTCCTGCAGGAGAAGCTCAGGCCGGGCTACCTGGAGCAGCTCCCGGGGAAGCTGAAGCTCTTCTCCAACTTCTTGGGGGACAGAAAGTGGTTTGCGGGGGAGAAGGTACCGCTGGGATCCTGGAGGGGggcggcaggggctggggagggtgtTTGTCCCCACACTGATCCTCACCAtgtccccctccctgtccccagctcaCCTTCGTGGACTTCCTCATGTTTGACGTGCTGGAGCAGAACCGCATCTTCGAGCCCAAGTGCCTGGAG
The Harpia harpyja isolate bHarHar1 chromosome 19, bHarHar1 primary haplotype, whole genome shotgun sequence DNA segment above includes these coding regions:
- the LOC128154775 gene encoding glutathione S-transferase Mu 1-like; translation: MAVLGYWDIRGLAHAIRLLLEYTETPYEDKLYSCGEAPDYDKSQWINEKEKLGLDFPNLPYFIDGTTKLTQSNAIMRYIARKHKMCGETEEEILRVDMLENQIMDFRMSLVMVCYNPDFEKLRPGYLEQLPGKLKLFSNFLGDRKWFAGEKLTFVDFLMFDVLEQNRIFEPKCLEPFKNLKDFMERFGALEKVAAYMKSSRFLKMPINNKMAKWGNKKE